In Musa acuminata AAA Group cultivar baxijiao chromosome BXJ3-9, Cavendish_Baxijiao_AAA, whole genome shotgun sequence, a single genomic region encodes these proteins:
- the LOC135648990 gene encoding horcolin-like — MNGAIKVGAWGGNGGSAFDMGPAYRIISVKIFSGDVVDAVDVTFTYYGKTETRHFGGSGGTPHEIVLQEDEYLVGMAGEVANYHGVVVVGKLGFSTNKKAYGPFGNAGGTPFSLPISAGKISGFFGRDGQFLDAIGVYLAP; from the exons ATG AACGGAGCGATCAAGGTGGGAGCATGGGGAGGGAACGGAGGGTCGGCCTTCGACATGGGACCTGCTTATCGTATCATCAGCGTCAAGATTTTTTCCGGAGACGTGGTCGACGCCGTGGACGTCACCTTCACCTACTACGGGAAGACGGAGACCCGACACTTCGGTGGCAGCGGTGGTACTCCCCACGAG ATTGTTCTGCAGGAGGACGAGTACCTGGTGGGAATGGCGGGAGAAGTTGCCAACTACCATGGAGTGGTGGTGGTGGGAAAGCTTGGCTTCAGCACCAACAAGAAAGCCTACGGACCTTTCGGCAACGCGGGAGGGACTCCCTTCTCCCTCCCTATCTCAGCAGGCAAGATCTCGGGCTTCTTCGGCCGCGACGGCCAGTTTCTTGACGCCATTGGGGTCTACTTGGCGCCATAA